A single window of Periplaneta americana isolate PAMFEO1 chromosome 14, P.americana_PAMFEO1_priV1, whole genome shotgun sequence DNA harbors:
- the LOC138713676 gene encoding insulin-like growth factor-binding protein complex acid labile subunit isoform X1, translating into MALLLVNTRNMPRLAVCVLLFLCHLLPDADSRMIECPEECTCHQINDAATSDCSSSSLTSLPEDLDNFTLVLDISNNFISTLPDNAFIELGVHLLQSIDLNNNELKDISPLSFHGLQHLRELSLQGNSIRYLSAINFTDNYNFKLLDISINELSSLPNVTSETLEELYLHNNEITSVDFSILFSLFPSLIKLDLSMNRIGDLSDSRDYNGTYFSSLKVLDLSNNKIYKFDKGVFRRFTNLVSLNMSHNGLKFFNDIPHFKDMIKLETLDLSFNRIRYLHQNLFENIFELEYLILNSNNISFLHQDTFKTLFRLRILEMQHNDLTYIHKDILTNKPYLQEVNFGYNGLNIISNDTFSGNPILVKLNLCGCESCSRGIKYIIPGTLFGKYNLVELDLSKNKLSKLDPETFHGNPSLETLHLNHNRLKALPEEIFETNLRLYSLYIQNNLIETLHPNTFTRNNELRHIDISSNLISTLDPNMFSNKKFLHSLILNHNKLIFNNSILNSDSLEILDISFCNISSLPTESFINLPNLQKLLLNNNELKYVRNDVFNVIQNPEDDDNEDLQVRKPLKNLQLLDLSRNHIESMDVGVLCDKTYLVELYIAGNPLICNCMLANVWKWSQKHHLEIMATCNNSYTDWGNVKSLNCIDVKYPCLDVKDNSQITIPHPRKSMHFILTHFYSYVITYVLLSSVVILIVIGWIFPLLCRKKETSKTARLDGTFHMEEDNTINHDEFLLYPQVYGK; encoded by the exons ATGGCTTTACTCCTAGTAAATACAAG GAACATGCCACGTCTTGCAGTGTGTGTTCTACTTTTTCTGTGTCACCTGCTCCCGGATGCTGATTCTAGGATGATCGAATGTCCAGAAGAGTGCACATGTCATCAAATAAACGACGCAGCAACATCAGACTGTTCTTCATCTTCTTTGACAAGTTTGCCAGAAGATTTAGACAATTTCACTCTTGTCCTCGATATCTCCAACAACTTCATTTCCACCCTTCCAGATAATGCTTTCATTGAACTGGGTGTTCATCTTTTGCAAAGTATTGATCTCAACAACAACGAGCTGAAGGACATAAGTCCATTATCATTCCATGGACTTCAACACTTGCGTGAATTATCCTTGCAGGGAAATTCGATAAGATATCTAAGTgcaataaattttacagataattacaatttcaaacttCTTGATATCAGTATAAATGAATTGTCATCCTTACCTAATGTTACATCAGAAACTCTTGAAGAACTTTACTTGCATAATAATGAAATTACCTCTGttgatttttctattttatttagtcTATTTCCAAGTTTGATTAAATTAGATTTGAGCATGAATAGAATAGGCGATCTCAGTGATTCGCGTGACTATAACGGAACTTATTTTTCTAGTCTGAAAGTTCTTGATTTAAGCaataacaaaatttataaatttgataAAGGTGTGTTCCGTAGATTCACAAATCTCGTTTCACTGAATATGAGTCATAAtggattgaaattttttaatgatataccACATTTCAAAGACATGATTAAACTCGAAACTTTAGATTTGAGCTTTAATAGAATTAGATATCTTCatcaaaatttatttgaaaacattTTCGAATTAGAATACCTAATTCTAAATTCAAATAACATCTCGTTCCTTCATCAAGACACATTCAAAACGCTCTTCCGTCTCAGAATTTTAGAAATGCAACATAACGACCTAACTTACATTCATAAAGATATATTAACTAACAAGCCATATTTACAGGAAGTGAATTTTGGTTACAATGGACTAAATATAATATCAAACGATACATtttctggaaatccaatacttgtAAAACTTAATCTCTGTGGATGTGAATCGTGCTCTAGaggaattaaatatattattcctGGGACTTTATTTGGTAAATATAATTTAGTAGAACTAGATTTGAGCAAAAATAAACTAAGTAAATTAGATCCAGAAACATTTCATGGAAATCCCTCACTTGAAACTTTACATCTCAATCATAACAGACTCAAAGCTCTGCCCGAAGAAATTTTCGAAACAAACTTAAGACTGTACAGTTtatacatacaaaataatttaattgagaCATTGCACCCAAATACTTTTACCAGAAATAATGAACTTCGTCATATTGATATCAGTTCAAATCTCATTTCAACATTAGATCCAAATATGTTTTCCAACAAGAAATTTCTCCATAGCTTGATTCTCAATCACAATAAGCttattttcaataattctattttaaattctgaCTCTCTTGAAATTCTTGACATTAGCTTCTGCAACATTTCATCATTACCGACTGAATCCTTCATAAATTTACCTAACCTTCAAAAATTGTTGTTAAACAACAACGAACTGAAGTACGTTAGGAATGATGTCTTTAACGTAATACAAAATCcggaagatgatgataatgaagatttgCAAGTTAGAAAACCGTTAAAGAATCTCCAACTATTAGATCTCTCACGTAATCACATAGAAAGTATGGACGTTGGTGTTTTATGTGATAAAACATACTTAGTCGAACTTTACATTGCTGGAAATCCATTAATATGCAACTGCATGCTAGCAAATGTCTGGAAATGGAGCCAGAAGCATCATTTAGAAATAATGGCAACCTGCAATAATTCATATACTGACTGGGGTAATGTAAAGTCACTGAACTGTATTGACGTTAAATATCCGTGTTTGGACGTAAAAGACAACTCTCAGATCACTATCCCCCACCCAAGAAAATCAATGCACTTCATTCTAACACATTTTTATTCATATGTCATTACGTATGTTTTACTAAGTTCAGTtgttattcttattgttattggCTGGATCTTTCCTTTACTTTGTAGAAAAAAAGAAACCAGTAAAACTGCTAGACTTGATGGTACATTCCATATGGAAGAAGATAATACAATAAATCATGATGAATTTCTGCTTTATCCACAAGTATATGGAAAATGA
- the LOC138713676 gene encoding insulin-like growth factor-binding protein complex acid labile subunit isoform X2 translates to MPRLAVCVLLFLCHLLPDADSRMIECPEECTCHQINDAATSDCSSSSLTSLPEDLDNFTLVLDISNNFISTLPDNAFIELGVHLLQSIDLNNNELKDISPLSFHGLQHLRELSLQGNSIRYLSAINFTDNYNFKLLDISINELSSLPNVTSETLEELYLHNNEITSVDFSILFSLFPSLIKLDLSMNRIGDLSDSRDYNGTYFSSLKVLDLSNNKIYKFDKGVFRRFTNLVSLNMSHNGLKFFNDIPHFKDMIKLETLDLSFNRIRYLHQNLFENIFELEYLILNSNNISFLHQDTFKTLFRLRILEMQHNDLTYIHKDILTNKPYLQEVNFGYNGLNIISNDTFSGNPILVKLNLCGCESCSRGIKYIIPGTLFGKYNLVELDLSKNKLSKLDPETFHGNPSLETLHLNHNRLKALPEEIFETNLRLYSLYIQNNLIETLHPNTFTRNNELRHIDISSNLISTLDPNMFSNKKFLHSLILNHNKLIFNNSILNSDSLEILDISFCNISSLPTESFINLPNLQKLLLNNNELKYVRNDVFNVIQNPEDDDNEDLQVRKPLKNLQLLDLSRNHIESMDVGVLCDKTYLVELYIAGNPLICNCMLANVWKWSQKHHLEIMATCNNSYTDWGNVKSLNCIDVKYPCLDVKDNSQITIPHPRKSMHFILTHFYSYVITYVLLSSVVILIVIGWIFPLLCRKKETSKTARLDGTFHMEEDNTINHDEFLLYPQVYGK, encoded by the coding sequence ATGCCACGTCTTGCAGTGTGTGTTCTACTTTTTCTGTGTCACCTGCTCCCGGATGCTGATTCTAGGATGATCGAATGTCCAGAAGAGTGCACATGTCATCAAATAAACGACGCAGCAACATCAGACTGTTCTTCATCTTCTTTGACAAGTTTGCCAGAAGATTTAGACAATTTCACTCTTGTCCTCGATATCTCCAACAACTTCATTTCCACCCTTCCAGATAATGCTTTCATTGAACTGGGTGTTCATCTTTTGCAAAGTATTGATCTCAACAACAACGAGCTGAAGGACATAAGTCCATTATCATTCCATGGACTTCAACACTTGCGTGAATTATCCTTGCAGGGAAATTCGATAAGATATCTAAGTgcaataaattttacagataattacaatttcaaacttCTTGATATCAGTATAAATGAATTGTCATCCTTACCTAATGTTACATCAGAAACTCTTGAAGAACTTTACTTGCATAATAATGAAATTACCTCTGttgatttttctattttatttagtcTATTTCCAAGTTTGATTAAATTAGATTTGAGCATGAATAGAATAGGCGATCTCAGTGATTCGCGTGACTATAACGGAACTTATTTTTCTAGTCTGAAAGTTCTTGATTTAAGCaataacaaaatttataaatttgataAAGGTGTGTTCCGTAGATTCACAAATCTCGTTTCACTGAATATGAGTCATAAtggattgaaattttttaatgatataccACATTTCAAAGACATGATTAAACTCGAAACTTTAGATTTGAGCTTTAATAGAATTAGATATCTTCatcaaaatttatttgaaaacattTTCGAATTAGAATACCTAATTCTAAATTCAAATAACATCTCGTTCCTTCATCAAGACACATTCAAAACGCTCTTCCGTCTCAGAATTTTAGAAATGCAACATAACGACCTAACTTACATTCATAAAGATATATTAACTAACAAGCCATATTTACAGGAAGTGAATTTTGGTTACAATGGACTAAATATAATATCAAACGATACATtttctggaaatccaatacttgtAAAACTTAATCTCTGTGGATGTGAATCGTGCTCTAGaggaattaaatatattattcctGGGACTTTATTTGGTAAATATAATTTAGTAGAACTAGATTTGAGCAAAAATAAACTAAGTAAATTAGATCCAGAAACATTTCATGGAAATCCCTCACTTGAAACTTTACATCTCAATCATAACAGACTCAAAGCTCTGCCCGAAGAAATTTTCGAAACAAACTTAAGACTGTACAGTTtatacatacaaaataatttaattgagaCATTGCACCCAAATACTTTTACCAGAAATAATGAACTTCGTCATATTGATATCAGTTCAAATCTCATTTCAACATTAGATCCAAATATGTTTTCCAACAAGAAATTTCTCCATAGCTTGATTCTCAATCACAATAAGCttattttcaataattctattttaaattctgaCTCTCTTGAAATTCTTGACATTAGCTTCTGCAACATTTCATCATTACCGACTGAATCCTTCATAAATTTACCTAACCTTCAAAAATTGTTGTTAAACAACAACGAACTGAAGTACGTTAGGAATGATGTCTTTAACGTAATACAAAATCcggaagatgatgataatgaagatttgCAAGTTAGAAAACCGTTAAAGAATCTCCAACTATTAGATCTCTCACGTAATCACATAGAAAGTATGGACGTTGGTGTTTTATGTGATAAAACATACTTAGTCGAACTTTACATTGCTGGAAATCCATTAATATGCAACTGCATGCTAGCAAATGTCTGGAAATGGAGCCAGAAGCATCATTTAGAAATAATGGCAACCTGCAATAATTCATATACTGACTGGGGTAATGTAAAGTCACTGAACTGTATTGACGTTAAATATCCGTGTTTGGACGTAAAAGACAACTCTCAGATCACTATCCCCCACCCAAGAAAATCAATGCACTTCATTCTAACACATTTTTATTCATATGTCATTACGTATGTTTTACTAAGTTCAGTtgttattcttattgttattggCTGGATCTTTCCTTTACTTTGTAGAAAAAAAGAAACCAGTAAAACTGCTAGACTTGATGGTACATTCCATATGGAAGAAGATAATACAATAAATCATGATGAATTTCTGCTTTATCCACAAGTATATGGAAAATGA